Part of the Oncorhynchus mykiss isolate Arlee chromosome 26, USDA_OmykA_1.1, whole genome shotgun sequence genome is shown below.
GTTTGTATTGAAGAAGGAGATTTGTAATGCCTACACTGAGTTGAACGACCCTATCAGACAGAGGGAGCTCTTTGAGCAACAGGCTAAGGTCAGTGTGCCTGGGCGAGTCGGCTGAGTAATGCTAGAAACAATGTAGTAGTTGGGGCCACTGAACTGACACATTTCCCAAAGATTCTTGCCTTACGTCAACTTAGTTACCATTGGTGCTTCATTTTCTTTGTGATATTTTCCTGTTTGAGTCACCACTCTGTAAATCTTGATGAGCTactttgttttggtttttcaTCTATCttctgtgtgtatttttgtgttttATTAGGCCAAGGCAGAGGGTGATGACGAAAGCATGTCCATTGATGAGACTTTCTGCACGGCACTAGAGTATGGCCTGCCACCAACTGCTGGCTGGGGCATGGGCCTTGACCGTCTTACCATGTTCCTCACAGACTCCAACAACATCAAGGtacagtcaatacatacagacagaggtCCATATAGATCCTGTGCAATCTCTAAAGCACTGtaggccttaatgctcaaatcaaTGTAGTTTTTCAAATCTGTTTTGGAATACTGAGTGTTCAAACCGGAATTTACAAGTGACCAAATCGGGGGGGGAAGTTTGATGTTGTTCAGGTGGCAGTCATTTGCGGACATGGCtatgctagttgtcatagtaatgaCTGGTGTGTGCgcagtggtgtaggctgattggtggtggtgcttgtgcttcctatcactcagaagttatgtagcaGCTAAGATGACGACAATGTCTGCCATGGATGTTTCCCAGTTGCTTTAAATGTTCAAAGTCATAGTGTAAGAACACTTATAAAGGCTCAAAGGATAAGATGATCCACCTTTCAAAAGGAGTCctttttggctagccacagcagtccgctagctaggtagctgttcaGCTTTCTAGAACATCCAGTCATTTGTTTGTAAACCATTAACAAGCTCGTTAGCTACCACGTGTTCTTATCACATTGTCAACcgagtagctagcaagcaacaagatatgccaaataagtctaaaaaacaataaatcagatttgactGTTCAGACACAAGTTGAATGGCCAGTAATCAGATTTGTATCTGACTTCCATTGTAGCACATGGAACCAGATATTTCAAGCCTtgattccatgtgctttttggctgttcagactgcaggaaaagtAATAGATTTGAATCAGAAATGCAAAAGAATTTGCATGTGAGTCGcttcaaactgccaatgtgaacaaggctttaggcATGCATGTTTATTATTATGCAGTAGGGGACACTGTTTTGATGCTTGTTTACACATGCAATACACTACAAACTTGAATGCACTTCAGCAGGACTCTGTCTGTGAAACCACCTGATGTTAATTCTGTTTCACAGGAGGTGCTGTTCTTCCCAGCCATGAAGCCTGATGACAACAAGACAGCCCCTCTCACAGAGGGCACCTCTGTGTAGTATTGTGACCTCGCCTGCTGGCAGATCTCTGCAGGGGTTGGCATGGTGATGAAGCCTGGGGAAATAATCAGATTGGTCTGTTGGTCTGGTCTCACTGTGTCCCGGTGGCATTGACTGTTTTCCATTTTATCATATGGTTTGAATCTTGCAATCTGCATTATTAAGGGAAATAAGTTACTTAAATTATTTTTCCACCATTACATTAAACATTAAATTGTATGCTCTTATTACCTTGTGCTTTGTCTCTATCCCTTCTTCCCTCATTAGTGTGGTGGACATCCAAGCCCAATGTAATGTCAGTGAATGAGGGTTTCTGGACATGTTTGTTGTGTTATTGTATGCTATACAGTCCAACTACTAAACAAAAAATTATGTTCACTCACAACTGCCATTGGCACAAAAAATAAAATTTGACTAAAATGTGATTCTGTATTCCCATGATTGAGTTACATGTCAAAGTATGTGTCTGCAGCTGATATACTGTAATAGTAGGCCTAGGTTACTGGTCTGTTCCTTAGCCATGGTCTTCATTACGTACATGTTCATACATTTTTGGATAAACCAGGGGTGTAGTCATTCAGCCGAATCTGTTGCCAAACGCAACGGAGGAACGTACCAGAATTTGTCTAATAGAAACTGTTTGGCAGAATGACCACCTATTCTGTtacaaaatgttttttattttttccaAACAGAAAACATTTAGAAACAAactagagtttctattggacaaattcaggtagcaCAATCCCTGTTTCCTTCTGTTTGTTAAATGGTAAACGGTTTCTGTTGCAaggcgtaatgaatacacccctagTGACTGAATATTTGACGACCAATGTGCACCCCACCCCTGAATTTAAGTTGATAAAAATATCTAACAACATAATATATGGGTTGTTATGGATTATGATCAGCTATAACggggcggtcattttggaccgggaacacagaataaattaacatgaaacgaacacaacaggagtgTTAATGAAAGCAACACTATGTTCTAGGAACTGTTGCCCAATCTCAACAGTTGTGTACTACAGTACAATGGAAAACGGACACAAAAGAAACAGTGACGGGTTTAGGGCTGTAATATTCATGGAGGAAAAACTATTTAGAGTCATAACCTACCAAGCATAATGAGAATGATCGCGTTCAGATGTTGCATGTATCAACCAATGGTTGAGTGCGACGGCACAGATTGACAGATTGTTATTACGTATGTGATTAGCTGACAGTTAAAATGCATTTCCAGGCAGTGTAAAATAGGATTTTTTTTCAGCATGTCTGGGCAGAGGAACGCGCCCAAAACCTTATGATTAGTTCCACAATGCCATAAAGATGCAGAGTAGACAGACCAATAGACAGAAGAAAATCTAACACTGCCAACTATGCGGAAAACAACTATTATATTCCGAAATATTCTGTTGCGCATTTATTACGCCTTGAGAGTATCCATATAAGGAAAAGCCTTATCGGCAAATACGGTCCAACTTCCAGAAAGTCCTGAAGAAAATCAGCTTCTATTTAATATCGAGAGCGCGCAAATGGTGATTGTGCGCGTTCCACTCAGTCAATTGCATGTGTAATCATTTCGGCCGACACTGAAGATGGCGATGAGAGTAGCGTTCCGGTGCCTTTCTGCAAACTTTTCCACAGTACTGGTTCAGCTTTCTCGACCTGTACAGATATCCGCAAATCGGCTCTTATGGAAGGCAAACACCGCACGGACACTGAGCACTGCCTCGCGACTGTCCACAGGTAACAATTTGTTACAATGTTGCCCAAATTGGCACTCTCAGTGTTGCATGCTAGATTTATCAACATCACAATTGATTTACGGGTCTGTGGCTACACATTCCAGTCGCAGAGGGGGAATAATCTCACGCTGTTTTGGTGACTTTCCCACGGTACATTTCAACACGTCAGAGCGAGCATGAACGATTTTTATTTTATGATCAGCATATCCAGTTTTGTAAGCAGTTTAGAACGAATGCACTGCTAAGAAAGTTTGGTCGATGGAACAAATAAAAAGTAGCCTAATGCTGGCCGTTACGTGGTCTAAAAGTAAACTATTCTCTCGTTATTTCCAGACAGAAATCAAGTGATTTGTTTTCATGAAATTCCAATGGAATTTTGGGATTCCCTGACCAGCCTGTCGAACAACGCTCCCCGCGATAGGTTGGTTTAACCGTAGCATTTTGAATGATATGGTCGCTTTCCATAAACTGCTATCTGGGATGTCCCCAAAGGTAGCCAGGTCGATTAAAGCTTTCATTTTCTTAGGCTACACTGTAAAACATTATTTATCAGAGGTTTAACTTGACCTTGCAACGATTTGCTGGGTCTGCTATCCACGGTCTTAAAAAAACATTAGGCTTCTTAGGCACTCACACCCACTGTCTCGTGCCCCAATGTAATGGATAATTACTAACAGCAAGTCACGCACGAGTTTGGACATGGGCTGGTCAGGAGTAAAACGTTTGATCATCTATATTTAGCATATTTACTACATGTGGTCTGCAAATGGCAAATACATGTGTGTTGTTTTAGTCTAAATGATATTGAAGATCTCCATTAAGGTAAGGCTCTCCCCTGAGTCTATCAGACAAGCCAGCCATGCCCCAGCATCATGCACAGTTCACAATCTGGTTCAAACCTGTATTTTTTTCCTGCATGATCTGATGCTAGCATTGAACACTGAGGCATTTCATTCCTCTCCAGCATATCGGGAAAGATTGACAGCGTTTTACATAAACCATATTTTAATGTTTCTTGCTCAAAATCTGGATTACATATCTGTCCAAAATAATATTAAATATTACTAGGTAATTTAATAGAAGGAACAGCCTACATAGCAGATTAGAGGaaggatttattttttttacttcaacCAATAGAGAACTGTTAAATGTGTGtgctccctcccaccactcttaCTGTGTACAGTAATAGCTGGAGAATGCTGGTACATTGTATGAGCAATTGACATCACAATGGTGATAGTAATACAATTCACATCTTGTTTGACATTACAGGGCTGAATGTGGGTCAGTACATTAATGGTATCTTTTGCCATCATGCAGTATTGTAaattaggtttctagttttgcaCAATACTTTTTGGCTCTGGTCCATAGTACATTAGTGTCCTTTGGACGGTCAGTATCAAGGGCAATGTTTGGGATGGGTACTTAGTGaagttacacccccccccccccccccccccccctctagagTTTGGAAACCCTAAGTTGATTGTGTACTCATAGAACACAGAAAACTTGGCATTTTTCGTTTTTCAAGATTATGGCTGTGTCAACTAGTCAGTGTAGTGTACTAATACTTTATTAGTCTGCTGTTTTTCTATGCACATGCATTCCATTATCTGACGTGAATGTCTATTTTTACAGCCCTCAAATTCACAGACAAGCATGAGTGGGTACGAGTAGAGGGCGGAGTTGGTACAGTTGGCATCAGCAATTTTGCTCAGGTAGGTGGTTTGGTTGATACTTTAATCAATGATTTAGTGTGCTGCTGTTTCTAAATTACTGATAATCTGACATTTATTGGTCTACATAATGCCTGTATTGTCTTGAGAGATTTATTTTGGGACTTTGCACCTTGTCCTGCAATACAAAGACATATACAATTTTACATATGTATGACTATTGATTACTTGTATTATGCCTGACTTAAAATTTGAGGGCCAATCTGATATTTGTGCAATAACTTTCATTGGCCTTATTTTATGCTTCATGAAATCAGTTACACATAAGAATTCTTCCCAGACTTTCCTCAAGGTATACTTAACATATGAATATCTGCTAAAATGTTAGAATTTGTGTCCCTCCATTGTAGGAAGCATTAGGTGATGTGGTGTATTGTGGACTCCCTGAGGTGGGGCAAAAACTTGAACAAATGGGTGAGATTTTTATTCAGGTTTAAGTTTCCTCCCACAAGTAAATGAGCTTTGTTGCCAGTAAGGAGGGTCATGCATGTCCTTTGCTTGTGTTTCAGAGGAGTTTGGTGCTTTGGAAAGTGTGAAGGCTGCTAGTGAGTTGTACTCTCCTCTGACTGGAGAGGTAACTGAAATCAACACCGAGCTGGCAGACAACCCTGGACTAGTGAATAAATCCTGCTACGAAGGGGGTGAGTATCAAGACAGTGACATGACAAATCAGTTGATATGTAtgtttgacattttagtaatttagcagacgctcttatccagagcaacttagatGAGCAAATTAGGGTtgtcttgctcaaggacacatcgacagatttttcacctattcAGATTGGGgtttcgaaccagcgacctttcggttactggcacaacgctcttaaccgcaaGGGTACCTGCCTCCTTATGTGATTTTTGTTGGTGAATAATCATTCAACACACTATTAAACCCCCTCTCCTGACAGTGTTACTGATGGTTGCTCTGCTCTTTGACTTCCAGGCTGGCTAATTAAGATGACTATTGACAACCCTGCAGAACTTGATGGCCTCATGGACGATGGCTCCTACGAGAAATTGATCAAATCCCTTGATGAGTAGACTGCTTGACTCtccatgttttttaaatgttctttTTAATGATGACTACAGGTCTTTCACACTAATCCTATCTGGACTGGCTGTAAAATCTCAGCTCAAATGGTATTATGTAAAGTAGCCCTATTTATTTTGCCTGTAATTGTTTCATCACCAACATAACCAAAATGTTAATTAACAATGCTCATCTAGGTGCTTATTGCTGATGAAACCACAAGACAACCTGAAGGGTTTGTTCCCATGTCCTGTTGGCACAACGATAAATCCTGTTGGCACAATAATCAAGGATTTATTATTTCAGGTTAGTTTGCTTAGTTTGGACTAAAAGAAAATACAGACAAGTGGCAACAGGTTGGAAATGAGAAGTCAGCGTACAATACAGCATacaatccattttttttttttttcattgacTTTTATATTCCATCTGGTGGGAAGGATGGAATACAGTACTATTCACTTCCATAAACCACCTTAAGTCATTAGCTAATAGTCAAAACTTAATTTGGTGTCTGGCAATGCAAGACTAGTCAAAACTTTGGCTGGCAGCCTGGCACTTCCAAAGACTCCCACACTTGTAGATTCACATTATTCAGCAAGATAACCTTTAGAACAAAAGACTACAGCACAAATGAAGCAAGAATCAATTGTATTTGGGATATTTTCGTATTTTGAGGTAACATCTGGAATATGTGGGATATATTGCATTTTTTGTTACACTGTTTATACACCGCCTGCATTTATATACTGGATGGTGGCATAGCTCACTAATGTCTACTGCTATACATATTCTTAGTATATATTTTTGGTGTAGCCCTATATATGCATAGATTTCATTTGGATTAGTGATTTGTCCTGACATTCATGATCTTGTTTTTgattatttgtgtacttgtttgacacGTTtgctgcattgttaggagctaggaagccaagcattttgctgcacctgctaTAACCTCTGCTaaactgtatgtgaccaataaaatttgatttgatatactgcTGCTGTATTTTCCAACCCAAGTGATTCAAGCTAATGGTAACTGAACGTTACACTCCAGTGATATTAACACATTTAATATAACCACACAGTAGCACTGATTTATTAACATATAATCAGCACAGTCAGTTAATGGAACAGTAGTATATATTGTTAATGGCTAGTTTCCCATTCTGTGAAGGGTGTGTGTGGACCTATTCCTAGAAATGACCCTGCTTTGAACTAGACCTTTTTGTTCTGATGCCTAATGTGAAAAACCAGGGGATAGAGAAGCACTGCTGAAACAAACATGCTGATGATACTGGCCGCTTTTCGTTGCTAACATTGACTTTTGCCCTTAGATCAAGATAGAGATGAGGtgcaggggagggtttggtcaaTGATTAATGGCAAAAGTGGGCACAGAATCAGTGTAGCAGAGAAACAGCAAATCTTTGACTATtatttttaacctttaactaTGAAGGGGAATGGGGCTTAAATACTTTACAGAAGAATACCATTTGGCTGTCGGACAGAGAAGATCCTCTCGGGATGGTCCTGTCTTGACGCAATGAGCAGAGTGACGATGTTGCTGTTAATGTGCACTTTAAAAAAGTGTGTGCTGCATATCTTTACTGTGATTTCAAGAAAGTATTAGGGTTTAATATTCATTATCATTACAATGAGAATGGAAAATTGGGGGATACTCTGAAAAATAGGCTGTGTGAAACAGGTCCATAAGTGAACCGTGTGTAACTTTATTGTGGGGCTGCAGTGACCCATTGTGGTGTACCTACAAAAATACATCAGCAATAAATCAGATTCGAGTGTACGACCATTAGTTATTGAACAAAGCATCTTTCATGCATGCATACTGGTTGTTTCAATATGTGTTGTATTGGGGCTTGATTATGGTATGAAAAGCACagcaaattaatcatagtgggcagagccaagcaagaGCTAGCAAGATCATATTGGCGTGTTCTAGCATGTTTTTGCATATTACCATTAAGGAACGTCTACTCTCTACTCTGCCAAAACCAAGAAGATTTGATATACTAACAAAAAGCGTACAAAAAGCTAATTCGATCTGAATGGATTCTGAacaagatatatatattttttaaatcgaaGATTATGATTGAATCTGTTTTAATACAACTCTTCACACGTGAATTGTAGTACATCCGTTT
Proteins encoded:
- the gcshb gene encoding glycine cleavage system protein H (aminomethyl carrier), b translates to MAMRVAFRCLSANFSTVLVQLSRPVQISANRLLWKANTARTLSTASRLSTALKFTDKHEWVRVEGGVGTVGISNFAQEALGDVVYCGLPEVGQKLEQMEEFGALESVKAASELYSPLTGEVTEINTELADNPGLVNKSCYEGGWLIKMTIDNPAELDGLMDDGSYEKLIKSLDE